In Candidatus Woesearchaeota archaeon, the genomic stretch TTGGATGGATGAACAGGGAAAACTCTCTCGCCGAGCACTTTTCTATGGTGTAGCGGGCGGAACATTGGGTGTAGGACTAGGTGCTAGTCTGTGTGCTTTTCTACGAAAACCTTCTTTAGAAGAGGTTCTTGATCTCACAACAGAACCTGTTGATCCAAAAACAGCAGGACGTTTTGTTTGGAATCCCGCGTATGAAGCATTATGGACAGAAGATTTTCTAGTGAAGCAGTACAGAGAAACAGTTGGACATCCAACTGTTGTGGAGAAATTCCGAAGACTTCATGAAAGATTAAAAAGAGAAGGGGGTTTAACAGAAAGAGATTTTTCAGGAGTCGTTGCAATGTCTATGAAAGATTATGGAAGAGTTCATACAGAAGAATATCTTACGAGAGTTGCGGATCTTGGAGAAGATACAACATTTAATAGTTCTTTATTAGAAGAAACGCCAATATTCAAAGGAACTGTCCAACTTCAAGGAGCATTTGTCAATGGAACATATACTGCCGCGCAGATCGCGCTTGCGCAGGGAATTGCAATGAATCTTGGCGGTGGTCTTCATCACGCAATGCCTTCTTCAGAAGAAGGGTTTTGTATATTTAGTGACATTAGCATCGCAATAAAAAGACTGCATGCTGAACAAAAGATTGAGAAAGCAATGATTATTGATTGTGACGTGCATCATGGAAATGGAAACGCAGTCGCGTTAAGAGGAACAACCACGTATATTGCGGATTTCTATCAAGAGAACACGTATCCTTCAAGAAAAGAAAAGGTACAACTTCCCATTGCTTTAGACACGACAAAAGTAAAAGTAGATGACGATGTATACCTGCATTTATTACAGAGAACAATCGACGCAGTCGCGGAACAAAAGCCAGACGTAGTTTTTTATCTTGCGGGCGCTGATCCATTTGAAGAGGACATGCTTGGTGATTTCCAACTCTCAAAACAAGGATTAGAAGCGCGAGATCGTTTTATTATAGAAAATGTTAGAAAGATGGGAATTCCTGTGGTGGTAACACTTGCGGGAGGATATGCGCGAAATCCTGATGATCTTGTGGATATTCATTATAATACAGCAAAGGTTGTAAAAGAGCAAATATAATTTTTTCAGGAAACTATTTTAGTCAATTTTGCAACTTGTTGTTCAACAGGTCCAGAAACCTCGTTAGGTATTTCTACAAGGTTTGGATTGTCTACAAGAAGTTTTCGCGGTGTTGTTTCTATTTGCGCGGCGAGAAGTCCTTGCGCGTATGTCCACATGTCAACTTCAGTTCCTCTTGCAGTAAAGTCACTAAAGCTCACGCCATAACCAGGTGCAGCTTCTTCTATCTCAGGCGATGCTTCCATATTAAATTCACAGAATCCGCTGCACGTAAAACCAGGAGATAATTTTTTTACAGCGGCATTGTAAACATCGTCATGAGGAATAGGAAGATCAACAGGGTCATAATGTTTATAGTCAGAACCCGCAAGACGCTCTGCAGACTCAATAATAGGAGTAGGATCTTGTACTTGTATTTCATAAACTCCATCTGTTTGTTGTGAAAAAAGACTTTGTTCAAAAGGTTGAATTGTTGCAGAAACACCATTTTCTTCTGCAACCCACCATTGATCGTCTTTGTAGTACATAAGTCCCGCGTGTCCCCATTCTTTGAATTCAAGATCTTTCCCAACAAGCGCTTCTGCTGCGGATCCCCCTTTGTAGCCAAGAACATAGACTTTGCTTGTGTCAAGGGTATATTTATGATCTCGTTCTGGGTATTGTAAGCCTGAGTCATCATAAACTTCAACAGGAGGAGTAGTAAATTCAAGAACTTCTTTTTTTGATACTAGAGAGTATCCAGTGCCTTGTTCAGTTTTCACGTTGACATAACCACCATCAGCCATGCTCACGCCAACCTCTCCACAAGAAGCGTGTCTCCCTTCTCCAGGAGGATCACGGTCGCAGTGTACGTAAAAATAACTATATTGAATAGGTTTGTCTTCTCCAGAAGCATACTCAACAGCGTTAACGCCGTTCACTAACACAACGCCTGGTTTTGTTACTTTAAAATTATTATTATAATACGTTGCTTCTCCTCCATTCATTCCAGCCATAAGGCGGAAAGACGCCTGCTCATCATCAACGTCCACATATTTATTTTGTTCAGTAAAAGAGTAAGGGAAATAGGGACCTGGATTTCCGCCACCAACATCGCCAAATGCGACATAATAATCAGAACCACTCATTTTCATATATCCATCTGCTACAATCATGTAATTTCCAGCGGCAGCAGGAGGTTTCTCAAAAAAAACCTGAACACTTGTCTTCTGGGTATTGATATAAACCCCATCAACGCTTTGAGGAACATAAGACAATGGTTGCTGTGTAAAGAAAAAACTATTTTCTGTTATATAGGGATCGCCCTCAATAACATGCTGGTCTCCGCTATTAAAACTGATTGTTCGTGTACTTAATCTTTCTGTTTGAGCATAAAGAAAATTGTTGTCATCATCAACAATAAGCGTTGTCTTCATACCACTTCCATGGATTATAATGTCGGGACTTCCATGCGCGTCGTAATTACAATCTGCGGTGCAAGAGAGATATCCATTGACATAGACAAAGGTATCTGAATCACCGCTCATTGTAATATAGTTCGTTCCATCACCTATTTTAGTATCTGGTTCTATGTTCGCTTGAAGAATCGTTCTGCTTCCTTTTTCAAAATTAAAACCATCAACCTCTGATCGTGCATAAAATTGAGGTTCATAAAGATTTTGAACAGCAAAAGAGTCAGAACCAGTCATAGAGATCGTTCCGGACTCGATAAAGATGATGACGCCATCCTCAACAATCCCTGTTCCACCAATAGAAGCGGTTCTGCCAAAGTTCACGACAGAATCTTTGAACTCCAGATCAAGGGACGAAGGTACTGCGAGAGTAACAGTGCTGTCTACTGCGGTCATCGTACTTGTGTCGAGAGCTCCTCCTTCGATGGTATCTCCGGAAGGAAGGGAGATTGTTCCACCATTAGTATCAATAATGAGGTCATCCGGAAGATCAGTAAGGGTCAATGAAGCGCCCGAAGTCATTGTCAATATTCCTCCTTCATAAGTACAGCCACTATCACAGCCTTGAAGCGAAGAGGAATCTATTCCTGTTTCTTCATAAAATCCTGTATCATCAAGATCTGTTTCTGCGATAACTCCTTGAAGGAGAGAGAAGAGAATAAACAAAAACACAAGGAGAGAAGCAGTTTTATTGAGAAGCAAAAGGATCACCCCATTCGTAGAGGACAGCGAACATAAATTTTTCATTTGCCTGCGTTTCCTCGTTAGGAATATCAAGACGATAAATAACAGTGGTGTTAAAGTTTCCTGCGTTGATGTAAACTTCATACTTTTCTCCAATCTCTGTAAGTTCACCAAGAGGCATCTTTGTCGCGTCATCATGTGCTGCAACTATTTCAGAAGCGACAGTGTGTGCGAGAAGAAGTTTGCTTGGGATTTCAACAGTAAAAAAGTCATAAGTTGCTGTTGTTCCTGCAATACTCAAGGTAATTGGATACTGCAGTTGAAATGCAACAGCATCGTTTCCTATAACTGTTGTCGCAGACGGTGCTTGTGTTGTTATTTCGTATCCTTGTTGAGTAAGTGAACTAAAATTGTCAAGGCATTGAGGAAGATAGTACAACATGTATGACGCAAGTTCATTCTCAACTGTTTCAAGAGAAGGAATGTTGCTGCCGTTAGGGGAATAATAATGCGGAATTTCGTAAAATCCAAGACGAAACGAGGATCCAGATGTTGTAAAATAACCTCCTTGCCTTGGAACAAAAATAAGCGCGTTTTCACCAATCTGTTCCATACAACTTTCAACGTACGATTCAAGTGGAGAGAGCGTCGTAGAAACTTCACGAATAGTCACAATTTCTTCTTGTTTTGTTTGTGTATAAAAAACAAAGAACCCTGTAACCAGAACAAGAAGTAGACCAAGAAGTATAAAGATGCTGATCTGTCCTCTTTTCATGGGTTTCTTTTAGGCATCCGTCTATATAAATGTTGCTCATGATCTTTTTGTCTCACTTGTTTTCTCTCTTTCCTCTATGTTCTTTTAAAGATAAAGATCTTAGTAATACTCATAATGATATTTGTGTCATAGGTGAATTACAATATGAGTAAAGGAGGAGC encodes the following:
- a CDS encoding histone deacetylase, with the translated sequence MDEQGKLSRRALFYGVAGGTLGVGLGASLCAFLRKPSLEEVLDLTTEPVDPKTAGRFVWNPAYEALWTEDFLVKQYRETVGHPTVVEKFRRLHERLKREGGLTERDFSGVVAMSMKDYGRVHTEEYLTRVADLGEDTTFNSSLLEETPIFKGTVQLQGAFVNGTYTAAQIALAQGIAMNLGGGLHHAMPSSEEGFCIFSDISIAIKRLHAEQKIEKAMIIDCDVHHGNGNAVALRGTTTYIADFYQENTYPSRKEKVQLPIALDTTKVKVDDDVYLHLLQRTIDAVAEQKPDVVFYLAGADPFEEDMLGDFQLSKQGLEARDRFIIENVRKMGIPVVVTLAGGYARNPDDLVDIHYNTAKVVKEQI